The sequence below is a genomic window from Novosphingobium aureum.
GTCGCGGCGCTCGTCGCGGCATCGCTGGTTCCCTCGAACAAGCGTGCGCAGGCAGTATCGCTGGTTTTCCTCGGCCTCACCGTCGCGACGATCATCGGCGTACCCGCCGCGAACCTGCTCGGACAGGTGGTCGGCTGGCGCTACGGCTTTGGCGTGGTCGCGGTGCTTGCCATGCTGACCATGGTGGCGACCTTCCTCTTCGCCCCGCGCCAGCCCGCCGATCCCGATGCCAGCCCCTTGCGCGAACTGACCGCGCTCAAGCGCCCGCAGGTCCTGCTCACGCTGCTGACCGGTGCAATCGGCTTCGGCGGCCTCTTTTGCGTCTACACTTACGTCGCCTCGACCATGATCGAGGTCACCAAGGTGCCCGAATCGCGCGTGCCGCTGGTGCTCGTCGCCTTCGGCGTGGGCATGACCGCGGGCAACCTGTTCTGGGCCTGGTTCGCCGACCGCAACCAGAACCTCGCCGCGATCAGCGCCTTCATCTGGAGCGCGCTCGCGCTGGCCGCCTTCCCGCTCGTCGCGACCAATGTCTGGCTGCTGGGCTTCGACGTCCTGCTGATCGGCTTTGGCGGCGGGCTCGGCACGATCCTGCAAACGCGCCTGATGGACGTTGCCGGCGATGCGCAGGCGCTGGCCGCAGCCGCTCACCACAGCGCGTTCAACACCGCCAATGCGCTGGGGCCATGGCTTGGCGGCATGGCGATCGCCTCGGGCTTCGGCCTCACCAGCACCGGCTGGATCGGCGTTGCACTCTCGCTCGGCGGCCTCGCCATCTTCATGCTGACGCTGGCCCTGTTCCGCCGCGATGCGCGCCGCGCCGAGCTGCGCGAGGCCTGCCCGGCCTGAGCCTAGCTGCACGAAAAAGCGCCCGCGAAGCATGGCTTCGCGGGCGCTCTTACTTGTGCCTTTCGCCTAAGCGATCAGCCGATCATCATCAGGCTGGCATTGCCGCCCGCCGCAGTGGTGTTGATCGAGATCGAGACTTCCTCGAGCAACCAGCCCAGCCCCGGCCCCGGCTTGCCCGCCGGGTGGACAGGGACGATCGGCCCGGGGCGCTCCGCCATGTCGGCACAGGCCTTGAGCAGCGCGTCCTTCCCGCCCTCGACGAGGCAGACCGCGAGCGGTTCGTCCGGATCGGGACGGAAGGCAGCAGCAACGGCGTCGGGCAGGCCTTCGGGCAGGTCCATGCCCTCAATGCTCGCGCGGTTGCCGGTCGCCAGCGTCAGTGACATCAGGCGTACGAGCCCCGCGCGGGTCTTGGGCCGCAGCAGGATGCGGCCGCGCGGATGCAGCGCGTATTCGTTACGCTCGCCCACAGGCCCGGGCAGCTCCATCTGCGTGCCGAGACGGCTCGCGGTATGGATCGCGCGGGCATGGGCTGCGCCCTCGAACCACTCCTTCTTCGCCAGCCAGCCGACGAATTCGTCGACCAGCGGCATGCGCACGCCCGAAGGCGGCAGCACCAGCGGCGCCTGGCGCACGAGGCGGCCGAGATAGAGCGGACCGCCCGCCTTGGGCCCGGTGCCCGAGAGCCCGTTACCGCCGAAGGGCTGCACGCCGACGATGGCACCGATCTGGTTGCGATTGACGTAGCGATTGCCGGTCCGCACCCGCGAGAGAACATGCGCGACGGTCCCGTCCATGCGGGTGTGCAGGCCGAAGGTCAGGCCATAGCCGGTCGCGTTAATTTCCTCGATCAGCGCATCCATGTTGCGACGCTTGAAGCGCAGGACGTGGAGAACCGGTCCGAAGACTTCCTGCTCGACATCGCCGATCGCGTCGATCTCGATGATCGTGGGCGCGACGAAGGTGCCCTTCTCGCAACCTTCGGGAAGTTCGAGACGGTGGACCTTGTGGCCCTTGGCGCGCATCGCCTCGACGTGATCCTCGATGCGCTCCTTGGCCTCTTGCGTGATGACAGGGCCGACGTCGACGGCGAGGCGATCGGGATTGCCGACTTCCAGCTCGTCGAGCGCGCCCTTGAGCATATCGAGCGTGTGCTTGGAGATCTCCTCCTGCAGACACAGGATACGCAGCGCCGAGCAGCGCTGGCCGGCGCTGTCGAAGGCCGAGGCGATGACGTCGCCCACCACCTGCTCGGCAAGCGAGGTGGAATCGACGATCATCACGTTCTGGCCGCCCGTTTCGGCGATCAGCGGGATCGGCACGCCCTCTTCCGAGAGGCGCGTCGAGAGCTGCTTCTGGATCAGTCGCGCGACCTCGGTCGAACCGGTGAACATCACGCCCGCGACCTGCGGCTGGTCGATCAGCGCCGCGCCCAGCTTGCCGTCACCCGGCATGAACTGGAGAGCGTCGGACGGGACGCCCGCACGGTGCAGCAGACGCACGGCCTCGCCGGCGATCAGCGGGGTCTCCTCGGCAGGCTTGGCGAGCACGGTGTTGCCCGCCATGAGCGCTGCAGCGACCTGCCCGGTGAAGATCGCCAGCGGGAAGTTCCAGGGGCTGATGCAGATCACCGGCCCCAGCGGCACCTGCCCGGCACCGAAGGTCTGGCGGGCCTGCGAAGCATAGTAGCGCAGGAAGTCGATCGCTTCGCGCACTTCCGCAATCGCGTTGGCCGCCGACTTGCCAGCCTCTCGCATCGCGAGCCCCATGAAGGTGCCCATGTGCTCCTGCATCGCATCGGCAGCACGCTCGAGGATGGCGGCGCGTTCCTCGACCGAAACCTCGCTCCAGCTGCTCGCGGCGGCGCGCGCGACAGCGCTTTCGGCAAGCTCGGCTGGCGGTTCGACCGCGATGCCCACGACGTCGCTGTGATCGGCCGGGTTGAGCACCTCGCGCTCCTCGCCTTCGCCGTTCTCGGCCTCGGCCCGCCACGCGTGCGCAACGGTACCTGCCAGGGTCAGCGTCAGGTCGGCCAGCAGGCTGTCGTCGGACAGGTCCATGCCCGCCGAATTACGCCGGTCGGGATAGAGCTGCGAGGGCAGAGCGATCTGGTCGTGACGCGCGCCCGGCTCGGGCATGTCGAGCACTTGCTCGACCGGGTCCTCGACCAGTTCGGAGACCGGCACCTTGGGATCGGCGATGCGGTTGACGAACGAGGAGTTGGCCCCGTTCTCGAGCAGGCGCCGTACCAGGTACGCCAGCAGCGTCTCGTGCGTGCCAACAGGCGCGTAGATACGGCAGGGACGGTTCAGTCCTTCCTTGCCGACGACCTGCGAATAGAGCGGCTCGCCCATGCCGTGCAGGCACTGGAACTCGTACTGGTCATCCGAGTAGGTCTCCGGATCGGCCATGTGGTAGATCGTTGCCAGCGTCTGCGCATTGTGCGTGGCGAACTGCGGATAGACCGCATCGAGCGCGCCGAGCAGCTTCTTCGCACAGGCGATGTAGGACACGTCGGTGTGGCGCTTGCGGGTGAAAACCGGGAAGTCGGACAGACCGTCAACCTGCGCGCGCTTGATCTCGGCATCCCAGTAGGCGCCCTTGACGAGACGCACCATGATCCGGCGATCGGCGCGGCGTGCAAGATCGATCAGCCAGTCGATCACCTGCGGGCAGCGCTTGCCATAGGCCTGGACCACGAAGCCGAGGCCGTTCCAGCCTTCGTCGAGTTCGGGGTCCATCGCCAGCATCTCGAGCAGGTCGAGCGAAAGCTCGAGCCGGTCTGCCTCTTCGGCGTCGATGTTGAAGCCGATGTCGTACTTCTTGGCAATCACCGCCAGCGCCTTCACGCGCGGCAGGAGTTCCTCGACAACGCGCTCGGCCTTGGCGCGCGAATAGCGCGGGTGCAGCGCCGAGAGCTTGATCGAGATGCCCGGGCCGCGAAACACGCCCTTGCCGCTGGCAGACTTGCCGATGGCATGGATCGCGTTCTCGTAGTCCTCGTAATAGCGATCGGCATCGGCCGCGGTCACCGCCGCCTCGCCAAGCATGTCGTAGCTATAGCGGAAGCCCTTGGCCTCGAGCTCCTTGGCGCGCTTGAGCGCCTTGGCGATGGTCTGGCCGGTGACGAACTGCTCGCCCATCATGCGCATCGCGATGTCGACGCTGCGGCGCACGACCGGCTCGCCGGCACGACCGATCAGGCGGTTGAGCGCCTTGGTCATGCTCTGGTCGTCGACACTGCCGTCGATGCCGCCATAGAGCTTGCCAGCGACGACCAGACCCCAGGTCGCGGCATTGACGAAGAGCGAGCGATCGCCGCCCAGATGCTCGCGCCATTGGCCCTTGCCGATCTTGTCGCGGATCAGCGCGTCGCGGGTCTCGTCGTCGGGAATGCGCAGCAGCGCCTCGGCAAGGCACATCAACGCCACGCCCTCGAGGCTCGAGAGCGAGTATTCCTGCATAAGAGCGTCGACGCCGCCCAGCTTGGCGGCCGCCTTCTGCTTCACCCTCAGTTTCTCGACCAGCGTGCTTGCCGTCTTGCGGATCGCATCGCGCATCTCGCCGGGCAGGCGAGCAAGCTCGATCAGCGGGGCCACGGCTGCGGCCTCCTCGCGGCGGCACGCACCGGTGACGGCACGGCGCAGGGCACTGGGTTCACGAACGGGGGGAGCGAAAGCGGTGAAAGGCATGTCCATGGTCTGCGTCATTGTCATCACCGTTACTTAAGCGTTTTGGACTTGGCAGTCCGACTTTTCGGGCTCATTTCCCTGAGCGCATGAACCAAAGTTTGGTTTCGACTTGGACGAAGTGAATGGGAAAAGAACCACATTCGGTCGATTTGGACGACCTCGATCGCCGCATCATCGCCGCCCTGCGCGCAGATGGCCGCAAAACTGTCACTGATCTGGCCAAGGAGGTCGGGATTTCCAAGACCCCGTGCCAGATTCGCATGCGTCGACTCATCGATAGCGGGGTGATTCGTGGCTTTCGCGCGGTGGTCGACCCTGCGAGCTTGGGACTGGACCACATCGCCTTCGTCGAGATCGGCCTCTCGCATACCCATGAAAAGGCGCTGACCGAGTTCAACGAGGCGGTCCGGCGCATCCCCGAGGTCGAGGAATGCCACATGATCGCAGGCAGCTTCGACTACCTGCTCAAGGTGCGCACGCTCGACATGCGCCGCTACCGCAAGGTGATGGGCGAGAAGATCACCAACCTGCCCCACGTCGCCACGACCTCGACCTTTGTCGTCATGGAGGCGATCAAGGAAGTGAACGGCTGAGAAGTAAACGGCTGAACCGCGGCGCGTGTGTGCGCCCGGTCAATCCTCGGCGGCGACGCGGTAGGGCCCGAGGGTCGCGATCAGGACGACGACGAGGACCAGTGCCGCTGCCGAGGACAGCAGGGCGAACTGGTAGTCGCCGGTGAGATCGACCGACCAGCCGAATGCCGCAGGGCCGAAGGCCGCGCCGAAGCTGAACAGTCCGAGGACCACGCCGTAGGTCGCGCCATAGTTGCCGATCCGCGCATAGCGGCCGGTGAAGTAGGCGAGCATGTCCACTTCCGCCCCGGCGGCAAGGCCGAGCATCAGCGCGGCGATCACCACCGGCCCGCCCCAGGCCAGCAGCAGCGCTGCGACGACCGGCGAGACGAGGAACAGCGCGGCGACGAAAGGCGCATGGAAGCGGTCGAAGAGGTAGCCCACCACGACCCGCGCGAAGATCACCGCAAGACCGATGTTGGCCGCCACCTTCGCCGCCTCGGCAGCCGGCATGCCCCGGTCGACGACCATCGGCACGAGGTGGACGATCAGTCCCGCCACGAAGAAGCCGAGCAAAACCGCGACGAGGATCAGGGTCAGGGTCTGACGATTGGCCTCGAAATGGCCCTTCTCTCGTCTCGGCGCCTCGGCAGGCAGGTCACTGGCGGCACCCTTCTCGCGCCGTGGCATGAGCCGCCCGACCGGCAATCCGACGACGAGGATCGTCGCCGCCATGACCAGTGCCGCGCTGCGCCAGCCACTCGTCGCGAAGATCGGGCCGAGCAGAGCGGGCGCGAGGAATGCGGCAAGGCCGGAGCCGAGCAGCATCAGCCCGAGCGCGAGGCCCCGTCCCTTGTCGAAGCGGGCCGAGACTGCCCGCGCCCAGATCGCCGGGGTCGTGCCGCAACCGGCGAGCGAGACGAGCAGCCACAGGCCCCACCACATCGGCACCGAATTTCCTGCCTGCGAGAGCAGCACCAGCGCGAGCGGAGCAGCGATATAGCTCGCGATCGCGATCGCGCGCACGCCGTAGCGATCCGCCAGCCGCCCGACCAGGGGCGCGGACAGGAAGATGCCGAGCTGCTGGAAGGTCGCCGCACCCGAAGCGGCGGCCCGGCTCCAGCCGAACTCCGCCTGCACCGGAGACACGAACAGGCCCAGCGCGTAGAACCCGATGCCCATCATGCCCACGCCGATCGCCAGCGCCGAGGCGAGGACGATGGGCCAGTGCTGTGCGAATTCGCGCCGCGCGGCGCCGGACATGGTTGCGCTCATGTTGCGACGATGTCGCGCTGCAGCAACGAAGGCAAGCAGCGGTGCCGCGCTGTCCGCACATTGATCAGCTCATGCCTGAGGGGGGGGGGGCGTGCAAGAGCGCCCTGCTGCGCGAGCGGCCCGCCCGGTCAGCTCTGGACGTAGGATAATGCAGAGTCGCTCAGGACGATCGGATCGATGTCCATGAAGGGGACGACCGGCTCGACCTGGTACTGGATGTTCACGCGGTCGAACTGCGCGCCATCGTCATTGCCGCGCTCGAGCGTGATCGAGACGATCCCCTCCTGATCGAGCCCGGCCAGCTGCTCGCGCACCTTGGCGACGACTTCGGTCTCGCTCGCATCGTCGTGGATGTTGGCATAGCGCACGCCCTCGCCCACGGCGTGACGGATGGCTCCGGTCGCCTGCAGCACGATGGCGAACTGCAGGATGCCGATCATCAGCGCCGCCGCGACCGGCAGCGCAAAGGCGAACTCGATGACCGAGGCCCCGCGCTGGTCGCGGCGCAGGCGCGAGAGAAACCGTGCCAGGCTCACTGGATCCGCTCCAGGCTGTCGCCCTCGAGCGTGATCGTCGAGGACATGACCTCGCTTCCGAACATGTTGGTCAGGACAGACCAGTCGAACTGCATCTGCATCGGACGCTTGATCGAGACATAGACATAGCGGGCCGATTCCTCGGTCGCGCCGCAATAGCCGTCGAAGTTGTCCTGCCGTACGCCATCGCATTCGAGGAACAGCTGGGCATCGACGAGGCTGGCATCGACATTGCCCGCCCGCGCTGCCTCTGCGACGATATAGCTCGTATCCGGGCTCTGCGGCCGCTTGGCGAGCGCGAAGTCGGTGGTGCGCTGGGCTGCCTGCTCGACGTCGATGCGCGCGACCACGAAGCGCGAGACCTCGACCATGCCGACCAGCACCAGCAGCAGCACCGGCAGGACGAGCCCGAGCTCGATCACGCTGGCACCGCGCCGGTCCTTGCGCAGTGTGCGCAGGACATGGAGGAGGCCCGCCAGCCTCATTCGACGACCTTCACCACCGAGGCCGACAGGTCGAGCTCGGCATAGTCGGTGGTGCAGTTGTTGTTGAGCTTCGAGGTACCGGCGAAGGTCACGTGGTTGGCGACGAGCAAGAGACACTCTGCGCTCTGGCCCGAGTTGCCGGTAAAGCGCACGTCGCCGTTGGGCATGTAAATCACGCCGGTAAGGTCGAGTTCTGCACCACCTGCAAAAGTGCTCTCGCTCGAGGAACCGATCGGGTCCTGATAGAACAGGATATTCTTCCAGGTCGGGTTCTGCGCCCCGGTCGGCGCGGTGAGGTCGAGCGTCGCCCCGCCCACGATCTTGGCCGAGGCAGCGTTGCCCGCACCGCTGCCGGTCATGATGAAGGTCACGCCATCCCCGATCAGCGAGGCGGAACTGGCAACGTCCAGGACTCCGCCATCAAGGATGTAGACGCCCGGCGAAAGGTTCGTGACCCCCTTGAGCGTCATTCCCCCGCAGTACCGGCCCGGCGACAAGGTCACGTTGTCCTTGGGCTGGTTCGAATAGTTCTTGATGCAGCTCTCGCCCTCGGTCTTGGCCGGGACTTTAAGCTCGCGGCTGAGCAAGGGGTCCGTGATCGGCACGCCATACGGCTGCAGTTCGGCGTCGGCCGGAATGTTCTTGGCGCTGGCGTCGATACCGCCCACGGCGTGAAAGCTGGGCGCGTCGATCCAGCTGGTGCCGGTGAGATCGATCGCGGCCTGAATGCCAGAGTTCGCGCCAACGCCGCAGCCCAGATTGACGTCGGCCGTACCGATGGCCCGCACGCCGATACCGGTGGGCGCCAGCGCAATCACGCAGTACTCGCCATCCGACACACGCGTCGCGACCGCCCGGCTGCGGATCTCCGGGGCGAGGTCGATGAAGACACTGGAAAAGGGAAGGCTCTGGCGCGTGCTGGCGATCACCTCGACCGCGCCGGTATCACCCGTGAAGCCGCCCGAACCTGGCGGGCTACTGACCCGCTCGATGGTAACGTTGAGGGTGTTGTCGGCGTTGCGGCCAATCTCGCGCCTGGCCGAACTCTCGTAGCCGTCGCGCTGGATCAGGCTGAGCGCCCCCGCACGCGCACCGGCATCGACCGCCTGCTGGAGCTGGCGGCGCCACAGGTACCACTGGGCCGTATCCACCGCGAGCCCGGCCGCGCCGACCAGCGAGACGAAACCGATACCGGTAAATATCAGTACACCGCCGGAGCGATCCGAGCGGAGGCGCGAGAGGAACGTCAGGAAAGGCATCGATGGATGGTGCTTTCGCCTTGTTACGATCGCCCTCACCCAAAGCCTTTCAACGATAACATCCTGCGAAATTTCTTGGTTAATTTCGCAGTAACCCGGAAAAATGCGGATGTAATCGATGATCTATGAGTAATTTATACGATTATCAGTACTGCAAAAAGAAAACCCCGAGACGACGCGAGGCCATCCCGGGGTCTGAATATAGTCGGATTCGCAAGGAGAATCAGTTGACCGTAGTCGGTCGATAGACCTCGCCATCAGTTGCTTCGTCGTTGTCTGCCGCTTCGGGCGCCTGCGGAACGGCAATTTCGCTCGCGCCTTGCACCATGCTCGACAGGGTCGAGCCGTCCAGCCCCAGTTCCTTCATCAGGCCATCGATCATCGGTGCCTGCGCCCGGTAGGCCAGCGCGGCACTGACCGCATCGTTGGCAAGGTTGCCCGAACCGCCGACCGGAGCACCCGCCCCTGCCGATCCGCCACCCTTCTGGGTGAGCCCGTCGACCTGGACGATCTTGATCGAGTCGATCGCTTCCATCGGGCGCACGCTCTCGCGCACGACTTCCGGCAGGACCTTGAGCAGCGCCATCTTCATCTGCAGCGAGATCTGCTCCGATGAGAGGATGTTCGCCGCCTCGTTGATCGCGCGCTGACCCGCGGCCTCGACCTCCATGCGCACGCGCGCGGCTTCGGCCTTGAGCTTCTCGGCCTCGGCTTCACCCTCGGCCTCGCGCTTGACCGCTTCGGCGCGGTTGAACGCGGCTTCCTTCTCGGCCTCGGCCTCGACCTTGATCGCGATGGCCTGACGCTCGGCTTCCTTGGCGGCCTCGATCAGCTCGATCCGCTTGGCACGCTCTGCGACCTCGGTCTCGCGGCTGGTCGTGACCTGCTCCTCGGCGGCGACCGCCTTGGCACGGGCCTCGTCGGCCTGGCTCTTGGCCTGGCTTTCCTCGCGGCTCTTGTTCTGGATCGCGATCTGCTGTTCCTGACGGGCGAGTTCTACCGCCTGGGCCTGCGCGATGCGCGCCTCCTCGATGGAGCGGTCGGCCTCGATCTGGCGGGCATCGACCTGCTGCTTGGCCTCGATCCGGGCCTCGTCCGATTCCCGGGTACGCTTGGCCTGCTCGCGGGCGATTTCCGCCGTCTGCTCGGCGCGGCGCATCTCGACCTCGCGCTCCTGCTCGAGACGTGCGAACTCGTTGTCGCGCTGGATCGTCATCGACTGGCGATCCGCCTCGAGGTTCTTGGTCTCCATCTGGACGCGCGTGTCCTGCTCGATGTCGTTGCGCGTCTTCTTGCGCAGCTCGATCTGCTCGGTCAGCTTGGTGAGACCTTCGGCGTCGAACGCGTTGTTGGCGTTAAAATGTTCGATCGAGGTCTGGTCGAGCCCCGTCAGCGAGACCGATTCCAGCTCCAGACCGTTCATCGCGAGGTCGGCGGCAGAGACCTGCTGCACCTTCTGCACGAAATCTGCGCGCTGCTCGTGAAGCTGGTTCATCGACATGCCCGCCGCGACCGAGCGCAGCGCGTCGACGAACTTGCCCTCGACGAGGTCCTTGAGCGCCTCGGGGTGCATGGTGCGCGCACCGAGCGTCTGCGCGGCCATGGCAATGGCCCCGGCATCCGGACGGACACGTACGTAAAACTCGGCCTTCACGTCGATGCGCAGGCGATCGAGCGTGATGAGCGCATCCCCGTTCTTGCGCTCGACGGCGAGGCGCACGGTGTTCATGTTGACCGGCATCGTCTCGTGGAAGACCGGCAGGACCAGCGCGCCGCCGTTCATCACGACGCGTTCCCCGCCTACGCCCGTTCGCACGAAGGCGATTTCCTTGCTCGCCCGCTTGTACAGGCGCGCCATCATGATGCCGATCGCAAGCAGCGCGATCACCACCACACCGACAAGCACGCCGATGTTGTAAAGCCCCGTCATTTCACTCTCTCCTTGAGCGGGATGCAGCGGATGGCCCAACGCCCCGCTCTTGAATTCATCCCAACTCAACCGCGCACGCGAAGACGCGGCTGAGCTCAAATGACTTCATTTCTGCATGCCTGCCAAGGCTATGTGGATAAACATGATGCCAGCTTCGCGCTTTTGCGCGCGTCGATCACGTTCTTCGGGTCTGTTACTGCATCAAGCCCGTTTCAAGGCGACGCACATGGCCAAAACTCCCAGAAACGATGCTGCGGACGGCCCTTTGCCCCGCTCTGAAGTTCATCGTGTCTGTGCGGATATTCATATAGATAGGGAAATCGCTTGAACAGGAAAACCGGATAGTTGCGAGTCGATTGCATCTGGAAACTATCCGGCCCCGTCTGGCCGACGCCTCTATGCGGGCCCCTTGAGGCAGGCACTGTTGCCAGCCTCAGGGAGCGCCGCAAAGACGATGGTCTTGCCGGGCACCGCAATGGTGTCGCCCGAGGAAATTGGGTTCAGTCCTGTCAGGGTCCCGTCCTCGGCAAGCCCCGGACTGTGCCCGTTCACGGTTACTGCACCGCTGTCGAGCGAGGCCGCCTGCAAGGTCCAGACCTGCGTCGGCGTCCCGGTCGGCACGGTGCGCGCCTCGTCACCCAGGTTGATCGCCACCAGCCCCACCCCGCCCGGTGCTCCAGCAAGACAATGAGCGTAGAGGCGCAGGTCCTCAGCCGAGGTCTCGGGCGGTGCCAGCACGCCGGTGCCCATGACACGGCGCCACAGGACAGCCACCCAGTAATTAGGCCGGGGCACGAGCGTGTCGCCGTCAATCAGCGCGTAATCGGATGCCGCTAGGGTGTTGTGCATGACCACCTTCACGCCCTTTTGCGCAAGCAGCCCGAGCTGGTTCACGTACCGGAAACTGTCGAGAAAGCTCGCCGCCCATGGGCTGCCCCCACAAGCCGCCTGCGCGGTCTCGGTTACCCACATGGGATCGCCCGGCTCGAAACGGTCGCGCAGCCCGGCATAGTAGTCATGCTCGCGCAGCGTCAGGTCGAGCCATTCGGGGCTCAGCGCCTCCGCTTTCTGCGCACTCGTCCCGCGCCGCGCACCACAACGCTGGGATACTTCGCCATAGAAATGATAGGAGACAGCGTCGAGCCGCCCGGGGTTGGCAGCAAGCATGTCCTGCGAGCGGATCAACCCACTCACCCCGTTGACTGGCGCGGAGGCCAATGCCCCCTCGCCCACGCTACCGGGGCCCAGAACGATCATCTGCGGCGCGGCCTTGCGCACCCACTTGTCGAAGATCGCGAAATCGCGGGCATAATCGGAAGCATCATATCCCTTGGGCAGGCCGCCGACCATCGAGGCATTGGGCTCGTTGTAGAATTCGGCAGCGGCGATCTGGCCGCCAGCCTCGCGCGTCAGGTCGAGCAGGCGCTGGGCCTGTTGCGTACGCCAGACACCCTCTGCATCGCGCGCACCGGGACTGACCGGAAACGAAGTGACGATCTGCGCCTCAACCGCCCGGGAGAAGTCAACGACACCGCGCCATTGCTCGCGCGTGAGCACCTGATTGAACCCTTCAGGCGGTTCGGCCAGGGTCTCGCCTTCGGCCGGGATGTAGGTTGAATTGGCCCAAGTTCCGCTGACACGCATATAGACGGGGCCAAGCGCGCGGGCGAGCGCGCGTAGCTTCGTATCGGTGAGATCGGCGGGACCGCGCATGCGGTAAACCTCGTCGGCCGGGCCGCCATAGGGGGCCCAGAAGCGCCCGCCGGTAACCTCTACCATCTCGACGTTATAGGACTGGAACCGGGCATCGACCTCGGCGATCTGCGCGATCGTCGCGAAGGGCCCTGCAGCTTGCGGGCGGGACGCTGTCGCCTGCACTGCCGAACCGGGCGCGCATCCGGAAAGCAGGCAAGCCAGAGTGACAGAAAGCGTGCTCGCAGCAGCGGCCTTAAAGAGGGAATTTCCCGGCATCGCATTCTCCCGTATTTTGCTTACGGGCTAACTGGCTGGCGCGGCACCGTCGAGGCGCTGGCGGTCCACTGCGAAGAAAGACCGCCCGGGCGTTTTCAGTCGAGACGGGGCAGATAATGGTCGCCGCGCGCGATGGCCTTGAACAACTCGCCCTCGCGCCGCACGATCAGCACCCGCTCGCCCTGTTCGAAGGTCTGGCCCGCATTGTCCGGTTCGAGCATGACGTAATGGACCTGCCCGAAGTGATCCGTCACACTGGCGCGGGCTGGAGAGCCTTGCCTCGCCGTGCCGATCACGATCTGCGCCTGACGCCCGACGAGCGAAGCGCGGTCGACGGCCGTGGTCTCGTCCTTGGGGAGCAGCCGACCAAGCGGACGCGATATCGCGCCCGTCACCGGGAGTGCGACGACACCGGCGGCCGGACCCACGAGCCAGGGCGTCCAGGGCGCCCCGGTCAGGCTCTCGAGAAATTCCTGCGCGGCAAAGCCGATCACGCCGAAGACGCTCAGCAGAACCATGAGCCAGACAATGAACGGCACCCGGCCCAGCCCAATGAGCGAGAGCAACCCGCTGTCGAGCGCCAGCTCGCCATCGGTATCGAGGTCGAGATCGACGTCGGTATCACCGCCGAGCAGGTCTCCCAGCCCGACGAACTGGAACACCGCCAGCATCGCGACGACGCCGATCGCGACCGAGAACGGCAGGTTCTGCGCCTGCGTGACCAGGTCGAGCATCAGCGTCCCCGCGCGCCGCCGTTGCCGCGGGCATCGAGAT
It includes:
- a CDS encoding Lrp/AsnC family transcriptional regulator, giving the protein MGKEPHSVDLDDLDRRIIAALRADGRKTVTDLAKEVGISKTPCQIRMRRLIDSGVIRGFRAVVDPASLGLDHIAFVEIGLSHTHEKALTEFNEAVRRIPEVEECHMIAGSFDYLLKVRTLDMRRYRKVMGEKITNLPHVATTSTFVVMEAIKEVNG
- a CDS encoding TadE/TadG family type IV pilus assembly protein, translated to MSLARFLSRLRRDQRGASVIEFAFALPVAAALMIGILQFAIVLQATGAIRHAVGEGVRYANIHDDASETEVVAKVREQLAGLDQEGIVSITLERGNDDGAQFDRVNIQYQVEPVVPFMDIDPIVLSDSALSYVQS
- a CDS encoding MFS transporter, with the translated sequence MTHNYETSPKASHPALVILALAMGAFAIGTTEFAAMSLVPFFARDLGITEPEAGHAISAYALGVVVGAPVIAVLGARLSRRTLLIGLMALFAIGNGLSATSSSYTMLLFFRFVSGLPHGAFFGVAALVAASLVPSNKRAQAVSLVFLGLTVATIIGVPAANLLGQVVGWRYGFGVVAVLAMLTMVATFLFAPRQPADPDASPLRELTALKRPQVLLTLLTGAIGFGGLFCVYTYVASTMIEVTKVPESRVPLVLVAFGVGMTAGNLFWAWFADRNQNLAAISAFIWSALALAAFPLVATNVWLLGFDVLLIGFGGGLGTILQTRLMDVAGDAQALAAAAHHSAFNTANALGPWLGGMAIASGFGLTSTGWIGVALSLGGLAIFMLTLALFRRDARRAELREACPA
- a CDS encoding MFS transporter, which encodes MSATMSGAARREFAQHWPIVLASALAIGVGMMGIGFYALGLFVSPVQAEFGWSRAAASGAATFQQLGIFLSAPLVGRLADRYGVRAIAIASYIAAPLALVLLSQAGNSVPMWWGLWLLVSLAGCGTTPAIWARAVSARFDKGRGLALGLMLLGSGLAAFLAPALLGPIFATSGWRSAALVMAATILVVGLPVGRLMPRREKGAASDLPAEAPRREKGHFEANRQTLTLILVAVLLGFFVAGLIVHLVPMVVDRGMPAAEAAKVAANIGLAVIFARVVVGYLFDRFHAPFVAALFLVSPVVAALLLAWGGPVVIAALMLGLAAGAEVDMLAYFTGRYARIGNYGATYGVVLGLFSFGAAFGPAAFGWSVDLTGDYQFALLSSAAALVLVVVLIATLGPYRVAAED
- the putA gene encoding bifunctional proline dehydrogenase/L-glutamate gamma-semialdehyde dehydrogenase PutA, whose amino-acid sequence is MTQTMDMPFTAFAPPVREPSALRRAVTGACRREEAAAVAPLIELARLPGEMRDAIRKTASTLVEKLRVKQKAAAKLGGVDALMQEYSLSSLEGVALMCLAEALLRIPDDETRDALIRDKIGKGQWREHLGGDRSLFVNAATWGLVVAGKLYGGIDGSVDDQSMTKALNRLIGRAGEPVVRRSVDIAMRMMGEQFVTGQTIAKALKRAKELEAKGFRYSYDMLGEAAVTAADADRYYEDYENAIHAIGKSASGKGVFRGPGISIKLSALHPRYSRAKAERVVEELLPRVKALAVIAKKYDIGFNIDAEEADRLELSLDLLEMLAMDPELDEGWNGLGFVVQAYGKRCPQVIDWLIDLARRADRRIMVRLVKGAYWDAEIKRAQVDGLSDFPVFTRKRHTDVSYIACAKKLLGALDAVYPQFATHNAQTLATIYHMADPETYSDDQYEFQCLHGMGEPLYSQVVGKEGLNRPCRIYAPVGTHETLLAYLVRRLLENGANSSFVNRIADPKVPVSELVEDPVEQVLDMPEPGARHDQIALPSQLYPDRRNSAGMDLSDDSLLADLTLTLAGTVAHAWRAEAENGEGEEREVLNPADHSDVVGIAVEPPAELAESAVARAAASSWSEVSVEERAAILERAADAMQEHMGTFMGLAMREAGKSAANAIAEVREAIDFLRYYASQARQTFGAGQVPLGPVICISPWNFPLAIFTGQVAAALMAGNTVLAKPAEETPLIAGEAVRLLHRAGVPSDALQFMPGDGKLGAALIDQPQVAGVMFTGSTEVARLIQKQLSTRLSEEGVPIPLIAETGGQNVMIVDSTSLAEQVVGDVIASAFDSAGQRCSALRILCLQEEISKHTLDMLKGALDELEVGNPDRLAVDVGPVITQEAKERIEDHVEAMRAKGHKVHRLELPEGCEKGTFVAPTIIEIDAIGDVEQEVFGPVLHVLRFKRRNMDALIEEINATGYGLTFGLHTRMDGTVAHVLSRVRTGNRYVNRNQIGAIVGVQPFGGNGLSGTGPKAGGPLYLGRLVRQAPLVLPPSGVRMPLVDEFVGWLAKKEWFEGAAHARAIHTASRLGTQMELPGPVGERNEYALHPRGRILLRPKTRAGLVRLMSLTLATGNRASIEGMDLPEGLPDAVAAAFRPDPDEPLAVCLVEGGKDALLKACADMAERPGPIVPVHPAGKPGPGLGWLLEEVSISINTTAAGGNASLMMIG